From a region of the Chondrinema litorale genome:
- a CDS encoding RagB/SusD family nutrient uptake outer membrane protein, whose product MKNYIKILIGLSVILLLPFSCSDEFLEVSPPGSYSEPALQNAAGVEGMLIATYSALDGTWFESWDNNQFNQQGGASNWVWGGVRSEIAYKGSEPSDGVLLNDMERSEVLPSNGELNNKWGAIYDGIGKANATIRNIPLAADLTDEQAVRILAEARALRGHYHFEGVKVFGRVPYVDETVGIETPFAEVKNPAIGEALIWDQIEADFQYAYDNLSGTMPNPGRINKYAAGAFLAKVHIFQADWSAAEAILDDVINNGTTASGDALALMDNFHHNFRADFENENNESLFGYEASFGDGSISNGNYGWTLNQPHGPVPTNCCGFFQPSQNLANSYKVDADGLPLIDTFNDTDLITDEGLTAADAFTPDESLLDPRIDWTIGRRGIPYLDWGVNPGVGSDVSWVRQVTNGGPYNPVKTVPTIAEFDAQLAGVIDWGFTSQAKNVHIIRFSDVILMAAEVKAELGKLADATTLVNRVRERMSDSAGWVTDENGDLAANYSIGMYPTFASQTAALQAIRFERKIELAMEGHRFFDLVRWHLNSGSSALAFDMIAYMNTYYETESVKRPHLAGAVFNERDLYAPIPQTVIANGTVDGVQNITQNAGF is encoded by the coding sequence ATGAAGAATTATATAAAAATATTGATTGGCTTATCAGTAATATTGCTATTGCCATTCTCTTGTAGTGATGAATTTTTAGAAGTATCACCTCCGGGTTCTTACTCTGAGCCTGCGCTACAAAATGCAGCAGGTGTAGAGGGTATGTTAATTGCAACCTATTCAGCGTTAGATGGCACTTGGTTCGAGAGTTGGGATAATAACCAATTTAACCAACAAGGAGGTGCATCAAACTGGGTTTGGGGTGGCGTTCGTTCTGAAATCGCCTACAAAGGTTCTGAACCTAGTGATGGTGTATTACTAAATGATATGGAAAGATCTGAAGTTTTACCAAGTAACGGCGAACTTAACAACAAATGGGGCGCTATTTATGATGGTATCGGCAAAGCAAATGCTACAATTAGAAATATTCCTCTTGCTGCTGATTTAACAGATGAACAAGCTGTTAGAATTTTAGCAGAAGCACGTGCATTAAGAGGACATTATCACTTCGAAGGAGTAAAAGTTTTTGGAAGAGTGCCATATGTTGATGAAACAGTTGGGATAGAAACTCCTTTTGCAGAAGTAAAAAATCCTGCCATTGGAGAAGCATTAATCTGGGATCAAATTGAAGCAGATTTCCAATATGCTTACGATAACCTTTCAGGTACAATGCCAAACCCAGGTAGAATTAATAAATATGCCGCTGGTGCTTTCTTAGCTAAAGTTCATATTTTCCAAGCAGATTGGTCTGCTGCAGAAGCTATTTTAGATGATGTGATTAATAATGGTACTACTGCTTCAGGTGATGCTCTAGCATTGATGGATAACTTCCACCATAACTTTAGAGCAGATTTTGAAAATGAAAACAATGAATCATTATTTGGTTACGAAGCATCTTTTGGTGATGGTTCTATTAGTAATGGTAACTATGGATGGACATTGAACCAACCTCACGGACCAGTTCCAACTAACTGCTGTGGTTTCTTCCAACCATCTCAAAACTTAGCAAATAGTTATAAAGTTGATGCCGACGGCCTACCTTTAATAGATACTTTTAATGATACAGACCTAATTACAGATGAAGGTTTAACAGCTGCTGATGCTTTCACACCAGATGAAAGCTTACTAGACCCTAGAATAGACTGGACAATTGGTAGAAGAGGTATTCCTTATTTGGATTGGGGTGTTAACCCAGGTGTAGGTTCAGATGTTAGCTGGGTAAGACAAGTAACCAATGGAGGTCCTTATAACCCTGTAAAAACAGTGCCTACAATTGCAGAGTTTGATGCTCAATTAGCAGGTGTAATTGACTGGGGTTTTACTTCTCAGGCTAAAAACGTACACATAATCAGATTTTCTGATGTAATACTAATGGCTGCTGAGGTTAAAGCTGAATTGGGCAAACTAGCAGACGCAACCACATTAGTAAATAGAGTTAGAGAAAGAATGTCAGATTCTGCTGGTTGGGTTACAGATGAAAATGGTGACCTAGCTGCTAATTATTCTATAGGTATGTATCCAACTTTTGCATCTCAAACCGCAGCTTTACAAGCTATACGTTTCGAGCGTAAGATTGAATTGGCAATGGAAGGTCACAGATTCTTCGACCTTGTAAGATGGCATTTAAATTCTGGTAGCAGTGCATTAGCCTTCGATATGATCGCATATATGAATACTTATTACGAAACTGAATCGGTAAAAAGACCTCACTTAGCAGGTGCAGTTTTCAACGAAAGAGACTTATATGCGCCAATACCACAAACAGTAATTGCAAATGGTACAGTAGATGGGGTGCAAAATATTACCCAAAACGCTGGATTCTAA
- a CDS encoding VCBS repeat-containing protein — MNKNFTVILSLIVLLSCQKKDEKLLELLDPSYTGVTFQNKIVENKQFNILDIYYLYNGGGVSVADFNNDGLTDIFFTGNMVENRLYLNKGDLQFKDVTDETGIGALGKWSYGSSVVDINSDGLMDIYVCASISADPEERTNMLFINQGINEDGIPTFEDKAKDFGLAIDSYSTHAAFFDYDQDGDLDVLVLTNAKIEGIPSVYKSKVNDGSSPITDQLYRNNGDGTFTEVSTEAGIVSEGFGLGIATSDFDQDGNVDLYIGNDFITNDLMYLNNNGKFSEKIDSAIKHQSRFSMGNDVADINNDGNVDIITLDMLPEKNLRKKTVMIPNGYIVYINDYKYGYTHQYVRNMLQLNNGNMKFSEIGQVAGIHQTEWSWSPLFVDFDNDGYKDLAITNGYPKDITDLDFINFRMETSGFVSTEDLLKQIPSVKIPNYVFRNNGDLTFEDNSSNWGFTQPSFSNGAAYADLDNDGDLDYIVNNINDPAFIYENTLYKGEKRDSHYLRIKLKGNRNNASALGTKVIIQYDGGKKQYHEQNIYRGYVSTVEDIIHFGLGQSAKIEEVKVIWPDKKVTILKDVNADQVLNLSQAEAKAVNEQKATEKSTLFKHINNEVAVNFVHQEEDFIDYNMQQSIPHKFSQYGPSLAVGDLNGDGMDDFYVGGSKGVEGSIFFQQKNGKFTQRKGEKNTEKQEEDMGVLIFDADADGDNDLYVSSGGFENMEGSASMKDRLYFNDGSGNLKLNEIALPALANSSSCVRGADYDGDGDIDLFVGGRVKVKAYPLAPNSTILENQGNGEFKDATSQISEGLSNIGMVTDAIWSDYDNDNDVDLIVVGEFMSITVFENQNGKLAKASTTGLESSGLWNSIIAGDFDKDGDSDYIVGNIGINNFYCASPETPLQIFAKDFDDNGDVDAIMSCFLKSEDGSLQSYPVQAWQQLSKQSPIFRKRFASYKEYGTTKMNNLLSPQELQGATILSVDHLKSSYVENLGNGNFKISPLPLEAQIAPVNGMNIGDFNGDSNLDVALVGNDYGNEVNMGQYDALIGLVLLGDGNGQFKPMSVTESGFMVEGDAKALSKLVLANEQEIYLATQNRGKIEVYASAKQNAKNIEVAPLEYKAELTYSNGKKEQKEIQYGSGFLSQSTRKISIEPEVEKVVLFSYNGESRTIDIE, encoded by the coding sequence ATGAATAAAAACTTTACAGTAATTTTAAGTCTAATTGTTCTTTTGAGTTGCCAGAAAAAAGACGAAAAACTGCTAGAACTATTAGATCCATCATATACTGGTGTCACTTTTCAAAATAAAATTGTAGAAAACAAACAGTTCAACATTCTAGATATTTATTATCTCTACAATGGTGGTGGAGTCTCTGTTGCAGATTTTAATAACGATGGTCTCACCGATATTTTCTTTACAGGAAATATGGTGGAAAATAGACTATATCTCAACAAAGGAGATTTACAATTTAAAGATGTTACTGATGAAACCGGTATTGGAGCACTTGGTAAGTGGAGTTATGGTTCTTCAGTTGTCGATATCAATTCAGATGGATTAATGGATATTTATGTATGCGCTTCTATTTCAGCCGATCCGGAAGAACGTACAAACATGTTATTTATAAACCAAGGGATTAACGAAGACGGAATCCCCACTTTCGAAGATAAAGCAAAAGATTTTGGCTTAGCCATAGATAGCTATAGTACACACGCTGCATTTTTTGATTATGATCAAGACGGTGATTTAGATGTACTAGTACTCACTAACGCAAAAATAGAAGGCATTCCATCAGTATATAAATCGAAAGTAAATGATGGCTCCTCTCCCATTACCGATCAATTATATAGAAATAATGGCGATGGCACATTTACAGAAGTTTCTACAGAAGCAGGTATCGTAAGTGAAGGTTTTGGTTTGGGAATCGCCACCTCAGATTTTGACCAAGACGGCAATGTAGACTTATACATTGGTAATGATTTTATTACTAATGATTTGATGTACCTCAACAACAATGGTAAATTCTCTGAGAAAATTGACAGTGCCATTAAACATCAGTCTCGCTTCTCTATGGGGAATGATGTAGCCGACATCAACAACGATGGCAATGTGGATATTATCACGCTCGATATGCTTCCTGAGAAAAACCTAAGGAAAAAAACAGTGATGATTCCCAATGGTTATATCGTGTATATAAACGACTATAAGTATGGTTATACGCATCAATATGTGCGCAATATGTTGCAACTGAACAACGGGAACATGAAGTTTAGTGAGATCGGACAAGTTGCTGGCATACACCAAACTGAATGGAGCTGGTCTCCACTTTTTGTAGATTTTGACAATGATGGATACAAAGATTTAGCTATTACTAACGGCTATCCTAAAGATATTACAGACTTGGATTTTATCAACTTTAGAATGGAAACTTCAGGCTTTGTTTCTACCGAAGACTTATTGAAGCAAATTCCTTCTGTTAAAATTCCAAACTACGTATTCCGTAATAATGGCGATTTAACATTCGAAGACAATTCTAGTAATTGGGGCTTTACACAACCATCTTTCTCAAATGGAGCCGCTTATGCCGACCTTGATAATGATGGCGACTTAGATTACATCGTAAACAACATCAACGATCCTGCTTTTATCTATGAAAACACCCTTTATAAAGGCGAAAAAAGAGATTCTCACTATCTCCGAATCAAGTTAAAGGGAAATAGAAATAATGCTTCTGCTCTAGGCACCAAAGTAATTATCCAATATGACGGTGGTAAAAAGCAGTATCATGAGCAGAATATTTACAGAGGTTATGTATCTACAGTGGAAGATATTATCCACTTTGGTTTAGGCCAATCTGCAAAAATAGAAGAAGTAAAAGTTATTTGGCCAGATAAAAAAGTAACGATACTAAAAGATGTAAATGCAGATCAGGTTTTGAATCTTTCTCAAGCAGAAGCAAAAGCGGTAAATGAACAGAAAGCAACTGAAAAATCAACTTTGTTCAAACACATAAATAATGAAGTCGCTGTAAACTTTGTACATCAAGAAGAAGATTTCATAGACTATAACATGCAGCAAAGCATACCACATAAATTTTCGCAATATGGACCTTCTTTGGCGGTAGGCGATTTAAACGGAGATGGCATGGACGATTTTTATGTAGGTGGCTCTAAAGGTGTAGAAGGAAGTATCTTTTTCCAACAAAAAAACGGAAAGTTTACGCAAAGAAAAGGTGAGAAAAATACAGAGAAACAAGAAGAAGATATGGGTGTTCTCATATTCGATGCAGATGCAGATGGTGATAACGATTTGTATGTTTCTAGTGGCGGATTCGAAAACATGGAAGGTAGTGCTTCTATGAAAGACCGCTTATATTTTAACGATGGCAGCGGTAATTTAAAATTGAATGAAATTGCTTTACCTGCGCTTGCAAATAGCTCAAGTTGTGTACGTGGTGCAGATTATGATGGCGATGGAGATATTGACCTTTTCGTGGGTGGAAGAGTAAAAGTAAAAGCTTATCCACTTGCACCAAATAGCACTATTTTGGAGAATCAAGGCAATGGTGAGTTTAAAGATGCCACTAGCCAAATAAGTGAAGGATTATCGAATATCGGCATGGTAACCGATGCTATTTGGAGCGATTACGATAACGACAATGATGTAGATTTAATAGTAGTTGGTGAGTTTATGTCCATCACTGTTTTTGAAAATCAGAATGGAAAATTAGCTAAAGCAAGTACTACTGGGCTCGAAAGTTCTGGACTTTGGAATAGCATTATTGCTGGCGATTTTGATAAAGATGGAGATAGCGATTATATCGTTGGAAACATCGGCATCAATAATTTCTACTGTGCATCTCCAGAAACTCCACTTCAAATATTTGCCAAAGATTTTGATGATAATGGCGATGTAGATGCAATTATGTCTTGCTTCTTAAAGTCTGAAGATGGAAGCTTGCAATCTTATCCTGTACAGGCTTGGCAACAGTTGAGTAAGCAAAGTCCGATTTTTAGAAAAAGGTTTGCTTCTTACAAAGAATACGGCACTACTAAAATGAATAATTTACTCTCTCCACAAGAGTTGCAAGGTGCAACAATTTTATCTGTAGATCACCTAAAAAGCAGCTATGTGGAAAATCTGGGTAATGGAAACTTCAAAATATCTCCCCTTCCATTAGAAGCTCAAATTGCTCCGGTAAATGGAATGAATATAGGAGATTTTAATGGAGATTCTAATTTAGATGTCGCACTTGTGGGTAACGACTATGGCAATGAGGTAAATATGGGACAATACGATGCTTTAATTGGCTTAGTACTACTTGGAGATGGCAATGGTCAATTCAAACCAATGTCGGTTACAGAATCTGGGTTTATGGTAGAAGGAGATGCTAAAGCTTTAAGTAAATTGGTATTAGCCAATGAGCAAGAAATATATCTGGCAACACAAAACAGAGGTAAAATTGAGGTTTATGCTTCTGCCAAGCAGAATGCAAAAAATATAGAAGTTGCACCACTAGAATATAAAGCTGAGCTTACTTATTCTAATGGTAAAAAAGAGCAAAAAGAGATTCAATATGGATCAGGATTTTTATCACAATCAACAAGAAAAATAAGTATTGAACCAGAAGTTGAAAAAGTAGTTTTGTTTTCATATAATGGTGAATCCAGAACTATTGATATTGAGTGA
- a CDS encoding FG-GAP repeat domain-containing protein — translation MNKTLILISFLFLVACGEKIHEKQKELTVESIVKLQCGSCHLYPEPALLSKEQWINVLPHMGLRLGIKSPNIDVINKLKLDESTRILSEGIFPTNQLIPDSTWEKIQDFYFENAPDSLEIPTQTYSKEQQTFKSYFPKINLAGSPFISMVKFNADQKFYLGDLKGNLLQLDKNLKIDNYTSFPVPLVDVNFDDKGQLLALSIGELYPNDRLTGAIAQLDTVDYNIPQLIFKDLPRPVQFANADLDNDGLEDLVICNFGNYLGNLTWYKKTTQGKFEPHLLKKSPGATRSYIDDLNKDGQLDIITLFAQGDEGVSIFYNENGNFTEDRVLRFHPLYGCNDFELTDFNGDGYKDIVISNGDNGDHSVTLKPYHGIRIFLNDGKNQFEEKYFFPMFGASKVRSNDFDLDGDMDMVAISFFPDPKNGLKQSIVFLENQGNFQFASHEIDGADQGRWMVMDSGDFDLDGDTDVIIGSFTLTNEGIDRETLNQWRSSSNYILVLENQTNKKVN, via the coding sequence ATGAATAAAACTTTAATACTTATTAGTTTTTTGTTTTTAGTGGCTTGTGGTGAAAAAATTCATGAAAAACAAAAAGAATTAACTGTTGAGTCGATTGTAAAACTACAATGTGGCAGTTGCCATTTGTACCCGGAACCAGCCCTGCTGTCTAAAGAACAATGGATTAATGTGTTACCCCATATGGGGCTGAGACTGGGTATAAAATCGCCAAACATCGATGTAATTAACAAGTTAAAACTAGATGAGTCGACAAGAATTTTAAGTGAAGGGATTTTCCCTACAAATCAGCTAATACCAGATTCTACTTGGGAAAAAATTCAGGATTTTTATTTCGAAAATGCCCCAGATTCACTTGAAATTCCGACTCAAACTTATTCGAAGGAGCAACAAACTTTTAAATCCTATTTTCCGAAAATTAATTTAGCTGGCTCACCATTTATTTCTATGGTGAAATTCAATGCCGATCAAAAATTCTATTTGGGAGATTTGAAAGGTAATCTTTTACAACTAGATAAAAATTTAAAAATTGATAACTACACGAGTTTTCCAGTGCCATTGGTAGATGTAAATTTTGATGATAAAGGCCAATTATTAGCATTGAGTATTGGAGAGCTCTACCCCAACGACCGTTTAACAGGCGCCATAGCACAATTAGATACGGTAGATTATAACATCCCACAACTTATTTTTAAAGACTTACCAAGACCAGTTCAATTTGCTAATGCAGATTTAGATAATGATGGTTTAGAAGATTTGGTCATCTGCAACTTTGGAAATTACTTGGGCAATTTAACATGGTACAAAAAAACTACTCAAGGCAAATTTGAACCACATTTACTCAAAAAATCTCCGGGTGCTACTCGCTCTTATATCGACGATTTAAATAAAGATGGGCAGCTAGATATTATCACTCTTTTTGCACAAGGAGACGAAGGAGTAAGTATTTTTTATAATGAAAATGGCAATTTTACCGAAGACAGAGTTTTAAGATTTCATCCATTATACGGTTGCAACGATTTTGAATTAACCGATTTTAATGGCGACGGTTATAAAGACATCGTAATCTCAAATGGGGATAATGGTGACCACAGTGTTACTTTAAAACCATACCATGGCATTAGAATATTTTTGAATGATGGAAAGAATCAATTTGAAGAAAAATACTTCTTCCCTATGTTCGGAGCTTCAAAAGTGAGATCAAACGATTTTGATTTAGATGGAGATATGGATATGGTGGCTATTTCATTTTTTCCAGACCCAAAAAATGGTTTAAAACAAAGTATCGTATTTCTAGAAAATCAAGGAAACTTCCAATTTGCATCTCATGAAATTGATGGAGCTGACCAAGGTAGATGGATGGTAATGGATAGTGGCGATTTTGACCTTGACGGTGACACCGATGTAATTATTGGCTCTTTCACTTTAACCAATGAAGGCATCGATCGCGAAACTTTAAATCAATGGAGAAGCAGCAGTAATTACATATTAGTTCTTGAAAACCAAACCAATAAAAAAGTAAACTGA
- a CDS encoding FG-GAP repeat domain-containing protein translates to MMNFYWQLITKRRFLFLNLIILVISCSPKKEDKAENQLLSQNCQSCHLLPDPKHLIKNTWEFDVLPKMAARVGLQSGKANEITTLKEMALFPDTTAMSLEEWQELKNFVLAASPSLPFTGKSLLNIKPQLNDFEVVEANLPNTQPFITLTHFDTLTHKFYFGNASSKSVHVFDIEEGIKESIKLTGSPSYLSITENGYFVLTMGEVMPHNKKIGTLTYVSKNESGGFDEPEILLDDLQRPVHASLGDLDADGKEDIVISAFGNYKGELAWYSNVLSDEREKHVLRSLPGAIKTVLSDFNHDGLTDILALMAQGDEGFYLYLNQGNGKFVEKILMRFPPTYGSTYFDWIDFDGDGLEDIIYVNGDNGDYMPIVKNFHGIRLYLNKGNMDFEEALFIEHHGVFKAKAEDFDMDGDLDLAAISYFPDYEGRPAESFVYYENKGYYQFEASTFENQPTGKWLTMETGDLDGDGDKDILLGSAMFMVADAPKKIMNNWRRHPVPLMILKNTLKDKVQ, encoded by the coding sequence ATGATGAATTTTTACTGGCAACTAATTACTAAGAGAAGGTTTCTTTTTTTGAACTTGATAATTTTAGTAATTAGTTGCTCACCTAAAAAAGAAGATAAAGCAGAAAATCAATTATTATCTCAAAATTGCCAAAGCTGCCATCTTTTACCCGATCCTAAACATCTTATAAAAAACACTTGGGAGTTTGATGTTTTACCTAAAATGGCAGCTAGAGTTGGACTCCAATCTGGCAAAGCCAATGAGATAACCACTCTAAAAGAAATGGCATTGTTTCCTGATACTACTGCCATGTCATTAGAAGAATGGCAAGAACTTAAAAACTTTGTTCTTGCTGCGTCACCGTCACTTCCATTTACCGGTAAAAGTCTATTAAATATTAAACCGCAATTAAATGATTTTGAGGTTGTTGAAGCTAACTTACCAAATACACAACCATTTATTACTTTAACTCATTTTGATACATTAACCCACAAGTTTTATTTTGGGAATGCATCTAGTAAATCTGTTCATGTTTTTGATATAGAAGAAGGAATTAAGGAAAGCATTAAACTAACAGGTTCACCTTCTTATTTGTCAATTACTGAAAACGGCTATTTTGTATTAACAATGGGAGAGGTGATGCCTCACAACAAAAAGATTGGTACTTTAACTTATGTATCGAAGAATGAAAGTGGTGGCTTTGATGAACCTGAAATTTTGCTTGATGATTTGCAGAGACCAGTTCATGCCTCACTTGGTGATTTAGATGCTGATGGAAAAGAAGATATTGTAATTTCAGCCTTTGGAAATTATAAAGGAGAATTGGCTTGGTATAGTAATGTGTTATCAGATGAGCGAGAAAAACATGTACTTCGATCGTTGCCCGGCGCTATAAAAACTGTGCTTTCAGATTTTAATCACGATGGCCTCACAGACATTTTAGCATTAATGGCACAGGGAGATGAAGGCTTCTATTTGTATTTAAATCAAGGAAATGGAAAGTTTGTTGAGAAGATTTTGATGCGTTTTCCGCCAACTTATGGCTCAACTTATTTTGATTGGATAGACTTTGATGGTGATGGTTTGGAGGATATTATTTATGTAAATGGCGATAATGGTGATTATATGCCGATTGTAAAAAACTTCCACGGAATCAGATTATACCTGAACAAAGGAAATATGGATTTTGAAGAAGCTTTATTTATAGAGCATCATGGTGTATTTAAGGCAAAAGCAGAAGATTTCGATATGGATGGAGATTTAGATTTAGCAGCTATCTCTTATTTCCCAGATTACGAAGGCAGGCCAGCAGAGAGTTTTGTCTATTATGAAAATAAAGGCTACTATCAGTTTGAAGCATCTACTTTTGAAAACCAACCTACTGGCAAATGGCTTACCATGGAAACTGGCGACCTAGATGGAGACGGAGACAAAGATATTCTTCTAGGTTCAGCCATGTTTATGGTAGCCGATGCTCCAAAAAAGATCATGAATAATTGGCGAAGACATCCAGTTCCTTTAATGATTTTGAAAAATACATTGAAAGATAAAGTCCAGTAA
- a CDS encoding SDR family NAD(P)-dependent oxidoreductase translates to MEKEPKDEGPKLTQEQIDQCITILETLNADTNQIFEIPEDKRLALIMAAGLLSRPSREEFLRRKKDAKKAAKRKIVEKDRHARKNTGIRSAREALVFTAPKMISLTGDTGIDLESPRNCYVCKSVYTKLHHFYDAMCPECGDFNYAKRFQTADLTDQVALVTGSRLKIGYHITLMLLRAGATVIATTRFPVDSALRYSKESDYNLWKDRLKIHGLDLRHIPSVEIFCNFIEQQYDRLDILINNAAQTVRRPSGFYQHLIENEELPFADLSKDAQNLLSDHKFCLDELNTLSAGFASGQAKNLPVSWHGKQLGIGMSASAKLSQIPYSIDNSLTAEEVFPQGKLDADLQQVDLRKTNSWRLKLGEIHTNEMLEVQLVNSVAPFVLCNRLVNIMKKENTGMKHIINVSAMEGKFHRFHKEDRHPHTNMAKAALNMMTHTSSTDFAKYGIYMNAVDTGWVTDEDPIELAKRKQEIHDFQPPLDIVDGAARVLDPLIDGINTGKHWCGKFLKDYRPIDW, encoded by the coding sequence ATGGAAAAAGAGCCTAAAGATGAAGGTCCGAAGTTGACACAGGAACAGATTGATCAGTGTATTACTATATTGGAGACATTAAATGCTGATACCAATCAGATTTTTGAAATTCCGGAAGATAAAAGACTAGCACTTATTATGGCTGCGGGATTGCTGTCTAGACCAAGTAGGGAAGAGTTTTTAAGAAGAAAGAAAGATGCGAAGAAGGCAGCAAAAAGAAAAATAGTTGAAAAAGATAGACATGCGCGAAAAAATACGGGCATTAGAAGTGCTAGAGAAGCTTTGGTTTTTACTGCACCAAAAATGATTTCTCTTACTGGCGATACTGGTATTGATTTAGAGTCGCCTCGTAACTGCTATGTTTGTAAAAGTGTATATACCAAATTACATCATTTCTACGATGCTATGTGTCCGGAATGTGGAGACTTTAATTATGCCAAGCGTTTCCAAACTGCAGATCTAACGGATCAAGTGGCTTTGGTTACAGGCTCTCGATTAAAGATCGGTTATCACATTACATTAATGCTACTAAGAGCAGGTGCGACTGTAATTGCAACTACTCGTTTTCCGGTTGATTCAGCTTTAAGATATTCAAAAGAGTCTGATTATAACCTTTGGAAAGACCGTTTAAAAATTCACGGTTTAGATTTAAGACATATACCGAGTGTTGAGATTTTTTGCAATTTTATCGAACAGCAATATGATAGACTCGATATATTGATAAACAATGCTGCGCAAACAGTTCGTAGACCATCGGGCTTTTATCAGCATTTAATAGAAAATGAAGAATTACCATTTGCAGATTTGTCTAAAGATGCTCAAAATTTATTGTCAGACCATAAATTCTGTTTGGATGAGCTCAATACTTTGAGTGCAGGTTTTGCCAGTGGGCAAGCGAAAAATTTACCAGTGAGCTGGCATGGTAAGCAGTTAGGTATTGGTATGAGTGCATCGGCTAAATTATCGCAAATTCCTTACAGTATAGATAATTCTCTTACAGCAGAAGAGGTTTTTCCTCAAGGTAAGCTTGATGCAGATTTACAACAAGTTGATTTAAGAAAAACCAATAGCTGGCGATTAAAATTGGGAGAAATTCATACCAACGAAATGCTCGAAGTACAATTGGTTAACTCTGTTGCACCTTTTGTACTTTGTAACAGATTGGTGAATATTATGAAAAAGGAAAATACAGGCATGAAACATATCATCAACGTTTCGGCTATGGAAGGAAAATTCCACCGTTTTCATAAAGAAGATCGTCACCCACATACCAACATGGCTAAGGCTGCTCTTAACATGATGACGCATACATCTTCCACTGATTTTGCCAAATATGGTATTTACATGAATGCCGTAGATACTGGTTGGGTTACAGATGAAGATCCGATAGAATTGGCTAAAAGAAAACAAGAGATTCACGATTTCCAACCTCCATTAGACATTGTAGATGGTGCTGCCCGAGTACTCGATCCATTAATTGATGGAATAAATACAGGCAAACACTGGTGCGGCAAGTTCTTAAAAGATTACCGACCAATTGATTGGTAA